One Triticum dicoccoides isolate Atlit2015 ecotype Zavitan chromosome 4B, WEW_v2.0, whole genome shotgun sequence genomic window carries:
- the LOC119290789 gene encoding kinesin-like protein KIN-5B, with translation MAHTPNPSRWSWVGPPTPFLTPRPERRELRWAEAGSHSSVRRSGVGACSINGGNDRDREANVQVVLRCRPLSVEEQKANVQSAVSCNDTKREVTVLNSLFKQADKTFTFDKVFGPKSQQRAIYDHAVAPIVDDVLEGYNCTVFAFGQTGTGKTYTMEGEMMQQVGELPASAGVMPRAVRHIFDILKAQKAVYSMKVTFLELYNEEITDLLASEDQSRFPEDRHKRPTISLMEDGKGGSVIRGLEEIVVYSPGEIYSLLQHGSTRRRTADTALNMQSSRSHSVFSIYIHVKVTTTGNQELMKYGRLNLVDLAGSESIARSGAKEVRAREAGELNKSLLTLGRVITALVEDSVHVPYRDSKLTRLLRESLGGKAKTCIIATVTPSVHCLEETLVTLDYAYRAKSIRNKPEVNQKVRKSPMLKDLYQQMEKMKQDVKAAREKNGIYIPQERFDLEEAEKKTMREKVEHMELSMEKQSKELEKYRSLYIAEQEHRLNLEGQNKELKVRIETGKREFLDLQEAHSGANISLKEKDFIISNLLHAKNVILECAKVLCGTVETASGDIAHLQNKLGRQSKTEVENKGLLFNFRSQIDQSLGLLHNTVVGSIREQHQFMESMTGQMNSYFSAKSESANHLKRRTAKAKDMYTSGVQCMNELVNTLRQRSITDSEQMKLNISSQAIAVDNFIAVMVSETEQVLTEVLRSTSELKELLAFSAEQQELGLQKSLTSAQAMSKTSIDFFNDISTHASRLMKLMEQSQRGCSSRLAEFEKGFEEVAIREEQAAVDKIAGILAGLTARKRTMVSEYVGQLNDKYSEEQEHLALEMSSLQQVSDNGKKEAASCAEKLKNQFLEDMSSHANTKDKMGDVLQQCLKGSHHSVSYWSHMQSCLEHLNKSSVVEANDFIQEGRNENESIIQEIQLRSSHNDAGFHAITSDILTASENSHLLDHETRKRMETLSTSFSNHLGLLTEKHNQGTESIRTFTSNFMEKDYSVNSPVRHRPQELLAGAYSFESIEELKASVPDLVAKFKSKNKLDEVDKGKSYSDQTTRAPRSPLTPINH, from the exons ATGGCGCATACCCCGAACCCCAGCCGGTGGTCGTGGGTGGGCCCGCCGACCCCCTTCCTCACGCCGCGACCCGAGCGCCGGGAGCTGCGGTGGGCGGAAGCGGGCTCGCACAGCTCCGTGCGCCGCAGCGGCGTAGGCGCCTGCAGCATCAACGGCGGCAATGACAGGGACCGCGAGGCGAACGTGCAGGTCGTGCTCCGATGCAG ACCGCTAAGCGTGGAGGAGCAGAAAGCGAATGTCCAGAGTGCCGTCTCCTGCAACGACACCAAGAGGGAGGTCACAGTTCTGAACAGTCTATTCAAGCAAGCAGACAAAACATTCACCTTTGACAAG GTATTTGGCCCAAAATCTCAGCAGAGGGCAATATATGATCATGCTGTTGCACCAATTGTCGATGATGTCCTTGAAGGCTACAATTGTACTGTCTTTGCCTTTGGACAAACTGGAACCGGGAAAACTTATACTATGGAGGGAGAGATGATGCAGCAG GTAGGTGAACTGCCAGCTAGTGCTGGTGTCATGCCAAGAGCAGTGCGCCATATTTTTGACATTTTGAAAGCACAGAAGGCTGTCTATAGCATGAAGGTAACCTTCTTGGAGCTCTATAACGAAGAAATAACAGATCTGTTGGCTTCAGAGGACCAAAGTAGATTCCCTGAAGATAGACACAAAAGGCCTACTATATCTCTTATGGAAGATGGCAAAGGTGGGTCTGTCATAAGAGGCCTTGAAGAAATTGTTGTCTACAGTCCTGGTGAGATATATAGTCTGTTACAACATGGATCAACTAGGAGACGCACTGCCGACACTGCACTGAATATGCAAAGCAG CCGTTCACATTCTGTCTTTTCTATATATATCCATGTCAAAGTAACAACAACAGGGAATCAGGAACTCATGAAATATGGGAGGTTGAACCTTGTAGACCTGGCAGGATCAGAGAGTATAGCTCGATCAGGTGCAAAAGAG GTTAGAGCAAGAGAAGCTGGAGAGCTGAATAAGAGCTTACTAACACTGGGTCGTGTCATCACTGCACTTGTTGAAGATTCAGTTCATGTACCATACAG GGACAGTAAGCTCACCAGGTTGCTTAGGGAATCCTTAGGTGGAAAAGCCAAAACTTGCATCATAGCAACAGTAACTCCATCTGTCCACTGCCTGGAAGAAACTCTAGTTACACTTGATTATGCTTATCGTGCTAAAAGCATAAGAAACAAACCAGAG GTAAACCAAAAAGTTCGCAAATCTCCTATGCTTAAGGATCTCTATCAACAAATGGAAAAAATGAAACAAG ATGTAAAAGCCGCAAGGGAAAAGAATGGAATTTATATCCCCCAGGAAAGGTTTGATCTTGAGGAGGCAGAGAAAAAG ACAATGAGGGAAAAGGTGGAACATATGGAGCTTAGCATGGAGAAGCAGAGCAAA GAGCTCGAAAAATACAGAAGTTTGTACATAGCAGAGCAGGAGCACAGGTTGAATTTGGAAGGTCAGAATAAAGAGttaaag GTGAGGATTGAAACTGGCAAGAGGGAATTTCTGGATCTTCAGGAAGCTCATTCTGGAGCTAACATCTCTCTGAAGGAAAAGGACTTCATAATCTCAAATTTACTCCATGCCA AGAATGTAATCCTTGAATGTGCAAAGGTTCTGTGTGGCACTGTCGAAACTGCATCTGGAGATATTGCTCATCTTCAGAATAAACTAG GAAGGCAATCGAAAACTGAAGTTGAAAATAAAGGGTTGCTATTCAATTTTCGGTCTCAAATCGATCAGAGTCTTGGACTTCTTCATAACACAGTTGTTGGGTCGATTCGTGAGCAGCACCAATTTATGGAGTCCATGACTGGACAAATGAATTCATATTTTTCAGCTAAATCTGAG TCAGCTAACCATTTGAAGAGAAGAACCGCAAAGGCCAAAGATATGTATACCTCTGGTGTGCAATGCATGAACGAGCTTGTCAATACTCTGCGGCAGCGGTCCATCACCGACTCTGAGCAGATGAAACTGAATATATCTTCACAAGCAATAGCTGTTGACAAT TTTATAGCAGTGATGGTTTCAGAGACTGAACAAGTATTAACTGAGGTTTTGAGATCTACTTCTGAACTCAAGGAGCTATTAGCATTTTCTGCTGAACAACAAGAATTA GGATTGCAAAAGAGTCTTACCTCAGCACAAGCCATGTCGAAGACGTCAATAGATTTTTTTAATGATATTAGTACACATGCGTCTAGGCTCATGAAACTTATGGAGCAAAGTCAAAGAGGATGCTCCTCTCGTCTTGCTGAATTTGAGAAGGGTTTTGAG GAAGTTGCTATTAGAGAAGAGCAAGCTGCTGTTGACAAGATTGCTGGAATTTTAGCTGGCTTGACTGCCAGGAAAAGGACAATG GTTTCAGAATATGTTGGACAACTGAATGATAAGTATAGTGAGGAGCAGGAACACCTGGCGTTGGAAATGTCCAGCCTACAACAAGTTTCAGATAATGGCAAAAAAGAGGCTGCATCCTGTGCTGAGAAGCTAAAGAACCAATTCCTGGAGGATATGTCATCGCATGCTAATACCAAAGATAAAATGGGAGACGTCTTGCAGCAGTG CTTGAAGGGAAGCCACCATTCTGTTTCTTACTGGTCACATATGCAGTCATGTTTAGAACATCTAAATAAGAGCTCAGTTGTGGAAGCTAATGATTTTATACA AGAGGGAAGAAATGAAAATGAAAGTATTATCCAGGAGATTCAACTTCGTTCTTCACACAATGATGCAGGATTCCATGCCATTACATCTGATATTTTGACTGCTTCAGAGA ATTCTCACTTACTGGATCATGAAACTAGAAAGAGAATGGAAACTCTATCCACCTCCTTCTCGAATCATTTGGGATTGCTGACTGAAAAACACAATCAGGGCACAGAGTCTATAAGAACCTTTACAAGTAACTTTATGGAAAAAGATTACTCG GTTAACAGTCCAGTTCGTCATCGCCCACAGGAGCTACTGGCCGGTGCATATAGCTTCGAATCAATTGAAGAATTGAAAGCCTCGGTGCCAGATCTTGTGGCGAAATTCAAATCAAAGAACAAGCTGGATGAAGTGGACAAAGGAAAAAGCTACTCGGATCAAACGACACGTGCTCCTAGAAGTCCTCTCACGCCAATCAATCACTAG